In the Colletotrichum lupini chromosome 1, complete sequence genome, one interval contains:
- a CDS encoding HET domain-containing protein produces MATSQKSGPVQTSIYVSQTVVFGKYVPQWNLERKKNSQRNHGSFSMSMYTISVEPIANQPFVKMVSRSRWIHVILDRERSSSIITTHAHSRKRSGEWKWTIDSGATSMATVHGLTCEAPSSSPRTGSTSMLNMEASGRAIITTAERHELLVPMMPDSQFQVVISLNIARCFSPFWLLSIVQYHQRVNALKAEARGIALVMFDHSALQVKRRPVREIGPGGRMTPAWSMFWPRPSTSDGGSRRDEDDSDDGEAFPPQRVDWEAMRAGANMEEYLRSQPIPEYSDEEGISMPLDDLGEISGTDTSVEDGENGDQVGDQQDEPEFDPLAVGLKEISNLGKFTVSSHKQGNGVDQLRDDSLKTYWQSDGPQPHKLTVYFIKRVGIRDIRFYVDYNEDESYTPTKIIFKSGTSENNLIQFATMELSTPSGWQIVPVDGAGGGPDGNTLVSYVFQMQILENHQNGKDTHLRSIKIYAADTDTPSIDADISNRRAVSEEPDEEPADPWDLSVLEAGLSGEGVCVLWTAYDTATVFFAHLRGHERTAYCIDNPTERERLRSGPQLIGNFHRDPCWTGRIVSDSGNKAFETKIRTILRADAQIREPEASSVPKEKSTMERNSTYRYQSLPPIAEEGRTPSFTRLLFLYPGSGEDPFEAHLEIVDIEHAPPYEALSYTWGKPTEQPRDYIWMQGCPMPIRPNLEDALRSLRLPNQVRRLWVDALCIDQSDLDERARQVQYMRLVYKHAAHVIVWLGLKTSGTHEAFQAAERLARIRELTHPAATGPNGGQIDPGTVQDLMSSMLEDLPETCMIHLDEVFERQYFSRCWCVQEVVASSRAIAKIEDLEMSFFDLIASLIVLAGWKSEILIDRPYQLWNLILMRRQPNSFLGQPEVEGSIGSFLALLELTRTLQATDDRDKVFSLLGICDEGLNPVLALTQVFDNNDSWRIRLIRRGLTRVNNFVNGLAPDLNFGRPRALRPDYKRETVLVYCDLTRFLLRKQPRILDVLDHVQHNEDPGIGDYPSWVPKWFDPRTCSVFKGAYLAGFCDGHFRYFAELHDIPVHNDPVRPKVLSIDGYHVDVVSKTTETLAFGFGARATAEAIVRAWEQLFDIPIAPRCGRKYRDNILLDVVFCKAILAGALGSIIGYSHLLTRNQGGLNPLFDDRTHKPHAELDREAQDLAETFLTQMAEFGLPPTATEFGNPDREDKLQVFGAGARTYSNNRKVFATRDGRVGIGPKMMQPGDEVVVLFGGRMPFIARQRGDHRLLVGSCYLVDEELMWGKVTEKVRFNRGGPPRVTFDNISFLHTAGNCCRMTFRMQASTSSNSKDCHQKLEFSMTITKHSKMKILLIGKGGREHALAWKLTRSQSVEHVYVLPGNAGTGTLTKVSNCRGIAVDDYGGLVELSKRLEIDLVIIGPDDAVVGGMGDHFRSNGIRCFAPSKRAAIIEGSKDFAKDFMCRRKIPTACYETFDRADCDKAKAYVRRLGRRVVIKVDGLAAGKGVILPETTVEAEQALEDIMLKDKFGGAGEMVIIEEYLEGYEISVLTFTDGTSILSLPPGQDHKRALDGDKGLNTGGMGVYAPVLSVTEEQMADIEEKIILPTIVGLGLERRPFNGMLFTGVMMTSTGPKVLEYNARFGDPETQSMVLLLPDEALPEIILACVEDRLGDIELKTLAGFACNITVAAKGYPESYREGDLIRIEPTSEGVHVFHAGTDQVDDKLFTAGGRVLSVAATGETLEEAVSAAYKGVESVHFEGMFYRKDIAMRSLKLAPGRAEDGDRSTSWDDLLAWLKADNQPSNLTSPSSSVGTFCEGGVVWKGRKLHVLGPADMTNDRDGGMQEMQEMQATDGPESRPLWSIMNVFIVPASPKTGQATIRSLLDHPSQPHVTGVYRDLGRVPAKFKDHPRFKAIKGDVADVSSLRFAGADAIVSITPPQYSESKPITRAREMAANVKFAISRVGCSVKRLVYVSRIGAHLEHGTGEIRTNYEAEQALIGAAPEVVFVRCAYFMENWAQFALNEKDTFLRFATKVSVKDVGRTCAREALAISSPMRHNPYIFNLYGPESYSTKDVHRAVEDLTFKYNKVKVTLVEDEQLEDFFAQSYRPPTAELFVEMTRSLLPGGIVAGNMREGHLLQRGSETLREVIEDILKE; encoded by the exons ATGGCTACATCGCAGAAGTCTGGGCCAGTGCAGACTTCCATCTATGTTTCTCAA ACAGTTGTCTTTGGCAAGTATGTT CCACAATGGAACCttgagagaaaaaaaaactctCAGAGAAATCACGGATCATTTTCCATGTCCATGTATACTATTTCTGTCGAGCCAATCGCCAATCAACCGTTTGTGAAGATGGTGAGCCG ATCTCGGTGGATCCACGTGATTCTCGACCGTGaacgcagcagcagcatcatCACCACGCATGCTCACTCACGAAAGCGCT CTGGTGAATGGAAATGGACGATCGACAGCGGGGCAACATCCATGGCGACCGTCCACGGCCTGACCTGCGAAGCCCCGAGCAGCTCACCCAGAACGGGTTCGACCTCGATGCTGAACATGGAAGCCAGTGGTCGGGCGATTATTACGACCGCCGAGCGACACGAGCTCTTGGTCCCAATG ATGCCCGACTCCCAATTTCAGGTGGTCATCTCCCTGAACATCGCCCGCTGCTTTTCGCCCTTCTGGCTGCTGTCCATCGTACAATACCACCAGCGCGTCAATGCACTCAAAGCCGAAGCGAGGGGCATCGCTCTTGTAATGTTTGACCACTCAGCCCTGCAAGTTAAGAG ACGCCCAGTGCGGGAGATTGGACCAGGGGGTCGCATGACACCCGCCTGGTCCATGTTCTGGCCCCGGCCATCAACATCGGACG GCGGCTCACGTCGAGACGAAGACGACTCTGATGACGGCGAGGCATTCCCACCGCAACGCGTCGACTGGGAGGCCATGAGAGCTGGCGCCAACATGGAGGAGTATCTACGAAGCCAGCCCATCCCGGAGTATTCCGACGAGGAGGGCATCAGCATGCCACTCGATGACCTTGGCGAGATCTCTGGCACCGACACTAGTGTTGAAGATGGAGAAAACGGCGACCAAGTCGGGGACCAACAAGATGAGCCCGAGTTCGACCCCCTCGCTGTCGGTCTGAAGGAGATTTCAAATCTGGGGAAATTCACCGTCAGCAGCCACAAGCAGGGGAACGGCGTCGACCAGCTTCGTGACGACAGCTTGAAAACCTATTGGCA ATCCGATGGTCCTCAGCCGCACAAGCTTACAGTCTACTTCATCAAGCGAGTCGGCATCAGGGACATTCGCTTCTACGTAGACTACAATGAAGATGAATCTTACACACCAACCAAGATCATCTTCAAGTCCGGTACCAGTGAGAACAATCTCATTCAATTTGCCACAATGGAGCTCTCGACACCCTCTGGCTGGCAGATCGTTCCAGTCGACGGCGCTGGCGGCGGCCCCGACGGTAACACGCTAGTTTCCTACGTGTTCCAAATGCAGATACTTGAGAATCATCAGAACGGCAAGGATACGCACCTTCGTTCTATCAAGATCTACGCTGCGGATACGGACACCCCCAGCATCGACGCGGACATATCAAACCGC CGAGCTGTGAGTGAGGAACCAGACGAGGAACCTGCAGACCCCTGGGATCTCTCCGTTCTCGAAGCTGGCCTATCT GGCGAGGGCGTTTGCGTGTTATGGACTGCATATGACACTGCAACTGTTTTTTTTGCT CATTTACGCGGCCATGAAAGGACGGCATACTGTATTGACAACCCTACTGAG CGCGAGCGGCTGAGGTCTGGCCCTCAGTTGATTGGTAACTTCCATCGTGACCCCTGCTGGACCGGACGAATTGTATCCGACTCTGGTAATAAGGCTTTCGAAACGAAAATCCGCAC GATATTGCGAGCTGATGCTCAAATCCGAGAGCCAGAGGCATCATCCGTTCCTAAAGAGAAGAGCACAATGGAACGGAACAGCACGTATCGATATCAATCTCTGCCACCGATTGCGGAAGAGGGTCGCACACCGTCCTTCACCCGACTCCTCTTCCTGTACCCAGGCTCGGGAGAGGACCCCTTTGAAGCGCATCTAGAAATTGTCGACATCGAGCATGCGCCTCCCTACGAGGCTTTGTCTTACACGTGGGGAAAACCGACGGAACAGCCGAGAGACTACATCTGGATGCAAGGCTGTCCTATGCCTATCAGGCCAAATCTAGAAGATGCTCTGCGCTCTCTACGTTTGCCGAACCAGGTGCGAAGGCTGTGGGTCGATGCGCTCTGCATCGATCAGTCTGACCTGGACGAGCGTGCTCGGCAGGTCCAGTACATGAGGCTGGTCTACAAACACGCTGCCCACGTTATCGTATGGCTCGGTCTCAAGACTTCCGGGACACATGAAGCGTTCCAGGCCGCGGAACGGCTCGCAAGAATCAGAGAACTTACTCATCCAGCGGCTACTGGACCTAACGGTGGGCAAATCGACCCCGGCACAGTCCAGGACCTGATGAGCAGCATGCTCGAAGACCTACCGGAGACATGCATGATCCACCTGGACGAAGTCTTTGAACGCCAGTACTTCAGCCGTTGCTGGTGTGTGCAGGAGGTGGTGGCATCTTCAAGGGCGATTGCCAAGATTGAGGACTTGGAGATGTCGTTCTTCGACTTGATCGCCTCATTGATTGTGCTCGCGGGTTGGAAAAGCGAGATCCTCATCGACCGACCCTACCAGTTATGGAATTTGATCCTCATGCGACGGCAACCCAACAGTTTCCTCGGCCAGCCCGAGGTCGAGGGCTCGATTGGCTCGTTTCTCGCACTTCTGGAGCTGACGCGAACATTGCAAGCGACGGATGACCGAGACAAGGTGTTTTCCCTCCTCGGTATCTGCGACGAGGGGCTGAACCCTGTGCTGGCGTTGACGCAGGTCTTTGACAACAATGACAGTTGGCGCATTCGGTTAATTCGTCGAGGCTTGACACGGGTCAATAATTTCGTCAATGGTCTTGCTCCGGATCTCAACTTTGGTCGGCCGAGAGCTTTGCGACCAGATTACAAAAGGGAGACCGTGCTGGTGTACTGCGATCTTACGAGGTTCCTCTTGCGCAAACAGCCTCGGATTCTCGACGTCCTTGACCACGTACAACATAACGAGGACCCAGGCATCGGTGACTATCCGTCCTGGGTTCCAAAGTGGTTTGACCCAAGGACATGCTCCGTCTTCAAGGGAGCCTATCTCGCTGGCTTTTGCGATGGGCATTTCCGTTATTTTGCCGAGCTTCACGATATTCCGGTCCACAACGATCCCGTGCGGCCAAAGGTTCTGTCTATAGATGGGTATCATGTTGATGTGGTATCGAAAACGACCGAAACACTTGCGTTTGGATTTGGGGCTCGTGCTACTGCGGAAGCTATTGTGAGAGCTTGGGAGCAGCTTTTCGACATACCGATCGCCCCCAGATGCGGAAGAAAGTATCGCGATAACATTCTACTGGATGTGGTATTCTGTAAAGCCATCTTGGCTGGTGCTCTGGGTTCCATCATTGGCTATAGTCACCTCCTTACTAGGAATCAGGGAGGATTGAACCCGCTCTTCGACGATCGTACCCATAAACCTCACGCTGAGCTCGACCGAGAGGCTCAAGACTTGGCGGAGACATTCCTTACCCAGATGGCTGAGTTCGGTCTCCCGCCAACGGCGACGGAATTCGGGAACCCGGATCGAGAGGACAAGCTGCAGGTCTTTGGAGCAGGGGCGCGTACCTACTCGAATAACCGAAAGGTATTTGCGACCCGTGATGGCCGTGTGGGCATCGGGCCCAAGATGATGCAGCCTGGGGACGAGGTCGTCGTTCTTTTCGGGGGCCGGATGCCCTTCATTGCACGACAGAGGGGTGACCACCGACTGCTAGTTGGGAGCTGCTACTTGGTTGACGAAGAGCTGATGTGGGGGAAGGTGACCGAGAAAGTGAGGTTTAATCGTGGCGGTCCTCCGCGGGTGACATTTGA CAACATTTCTTTCCTGCACACTGCAGGAAATTGCTGTCGGATGACTTTCCGAATGCAAGCCTCCACATCATCTAATAGCAAAGATTGTCACCAAAAGCTCGAGTTCAGCATGACAATCACGAAGCACTCGAAAATGAAGATTCTCCTGATCGGAAAAGGCGGTCGCGAACATGCCCTTGCATGGAAACTCACTCGATCGCAATCAGTAGAGCATGTCTACGTTTTGCCAGGCAATGCTGGCACCGGAACCTTGACGAAAGTCTCGAATTGCCGCGGAATAGCCGTTGACGACTATGGTGGCCTCGTGGAGCTGTCAAAGAGGCTTGAAATCGACCTTGTCATCATCGGCCCAGACGACGCTGTTGTTGGAGGCATGGGAGATCACTTTCGGAGCA ATGGAATCCGTTGCTTTGCCCCAAGTAAGAGGGCGGCCATCATCGAAGGCTCCAAGGACTTTGCAAAGGACTTCATGTGCAGACGCAAAATTCCGACCGCGTGCTACGAAACCTTTGACAGGGCTGACTGCGACAAGGCCAAGGCGTATGTACGAAGGTTGGGCCGTAGAGTGGTCATCAAGGTGGACGGCCTTGCAGCAGGAAAGGGTGTCATCCTTCCCGAGACGACCGTAGAGGCGGAGCAAGCCCTCGAGGACATCATGCTCAAGGACAAGTTCGGTGGTGCTGGCGAGATGGTGATTATTGAGGAGTACCTCGAGGGTTACGAAATTAGCGTCCTCACCTTCACTGATGGAACATCGATTCTCTCTCTGCCGCCGGGCCAAGACCACAAGCGCGCTCTTGACGGCGATAAGGGACTGAATACTGGCGGCATGGGCGTGTATGCGCCTGTTCTTTCCGTGACTGAGGAGCAGATGGCCGACATTGAAGAAAAGATCATCTTGCCGACTATTGTTGGCCTTGGGTTAGAAA GAAGACCTTTCAACGGCATGCTCTTCACGGGGGTAATGATGACGTCCACAGGCCCCAAAGTGCTTGAGTACAACGCGCGTTTCGGCGACCCAGAGACGCAGAGCATGGTGCTTCTCCTGCCAGACGAGGCTTTGCCAGAAATCATTCTCGCTTGTGTAGAGGACAGGCTGGGTGACATCGAGCTGAAAACACTTGCAGGTTTTGCCTGCAATATCACTGTTGCGGCTAAGGGCTATCCAGAATCATACAGGGAAGGGGATCTTATCCGAATAGAACCTACCTCTGAAG GTGTACATGTCTTCCACGCCGGAACTGATCAGGTCGACGATAAATTATTCACGGCAGGCGGTCGTGTCCTGTCCGTTGCCGCGACGGGTGAAACCCTCGAGGAAGCAGTATCGGCTGCTTACAAGGGGGTTGAAAGTGTTCATTTTGAGGGCATGTTCTACCGCAAGGATATTGCGATGCG CTCGCTGAAGCTCGCTCCGGGAAGGGCCGAGGATG GTGATAGGTCAACAAGTTGGGATGACCTTTTGGCATGGCTGAAGGCAGATAACCAACCATCCAACCTGACATCGCCTAGCTCAAGCGTCGGGACATTTTGCGAGGGCGGGGTGGTCTGGAAGGGCCGAAAACTCCATGTTCTAGGCCCAGCTGACATGACAAAC GACCGTGATGGCGGGATGCAGGAGATGCAGGAGATGCAGGCAACCGATGGACCCGAGTCTAGACCGTTGTGGT CAATCATGAACGTCTTTATCGTTCCGGCATCTCCCAAGACTGGGCAGGCGACCATTCGGTCTCTCCTTGACCACCCTTCGCAGCCACACGTAACGGGTGTATATCGAGACCTGGGAAGGGTACCGGCTAAATTTAAGGACCATCCTCGATTTAAGGCTATCAAGGGCGACGTTGCCGATGTTTCGAGTCTCAGATTCGCCGGGGCTGACGCCATCGTATCCATCACGCCTCCGCAGTACTCCGAGTCCAAGCCGATAACTAGAGCACGGGAGATGGCAGCAAATGTCAAGTTTGCTATCAGTAGGGTCGGGTGTTCGGTAAAGCGTCTGGTATATGTGTCTAGGATAGGGGCTCATTTGGAGCATGGGACG GGCGAGATAAGAACGAACTACGAGGCAGAGCAAGCACTCATCGGTGCCGCACCCGAGGTGGTCTTTGTTCGATGCGCCTACTTCATGGAAAATTGGGC GCAGTTCGCCCTAAATGAGAAAGACACTTTCCTAAGATTTGCAACCAAGGTCTCGGTGAAAGACGTTGGTCGGACATGCGCCAGGGAAGCTCTCGCAATAAGCTCGCCGATGCGACATAATCCCTATATCTTCAACTTATACGGGCCAGAATCATATTCAACAAAGGACGTGCATAGAGCGGTTGAAGATCTAACATTCAAGTATAACAAGGTCAAGGTCACTCTGGTGGAAGATGAGCAGCTGGAGGACTTTTTTGCTCAATCATATCGGCCACCAACGGCTGAACTCTTCGTAGAGATGACAAGGAGTCTCTTGCCCGGAGGGATTGTAGCCGGGAATATGCGGGAGGGACATTTGCTTCAGAGGGGGAGCGAGACTCTGCGCGAGGTGATTGAAGACATCCTCAAGGAATAA